The genomic segment atgcattaaaatagttttttttcatttatctacacatcctaccccacaacttccaagtgaaaaaaatattctagaaatttgtagaaaattaataaaaaataaaaactgaaatagcttggttggataagtgtccaccccccttgtaatagcaatcctaaattagctcaggtgtaaccaatcgccttcaaaatcacacaccaagttaagtggcctccacctgtgttaaattgtagtgattcacatgatttcaggataaattcagcagttcctgtaggttccctctgctgggtagtgcatttcaaagcaaagactcaaccatgagcaccaaggcgctttcaaaagaactctgggacaaagttgttgaaaggcacagatcaggggatgggtataaaaaaatatcaaaggccttgaatatcccttggagcacggtcaagatgattattaagaagtggaaggtgtatggcaccaccaagaccctgcctagatccggccaatggcaactttgcaagagctacaggcttttatggccaagactggtcaaagtgtgcatgtgacaacaatatcccaagctctccacaaatctggcctgtaaggtagggtggcaagaaagaagccattactcaagaaagcccaccttgaatcctgttttgaagtatgcaaaaaaacactcaggagattctgtagccatgtggcaaaaagttttgtggtctgacaaaactaaaatggaactttttggcctaaatgcaaagtgttatgtttggcgcaaacccaacacagcgcatcacccaaagaacaccatccctacagtgaagcatggtggtggcagctaaAAACATCACCTTTTTGTGTGGCAAATTATggtgatgtttctcatcggcagggactggggcacttgtcaggatagaagggaaaatgaatggagcaaagtacagagaagtccttgaggaaaacctgctgccctctgcaagaaagctgaaactgggatggaagttcatctttcagcatgacaacgacccaaagcacacagccaaagctacactggagtggctaaggaacaaaaaggtaaatgtccttgagtggccccccgacctaaatccaattgaaaatttgtggcatgacttgaagattgccgtccatcaacgctccccaaggaacttgacagagcttgaacagttttgtaaagaagaatggtcaaatattaacaaatctaggtgtgcaaagttggtagagacctatcccaacagactcacagctgtaattgctgccaaaggtgcttccaccaagtattaactcaggggtgtggagacttatccaattatgttctttcaattttgtaattttattatataatttttttctcaataagtttaaatttaaatgcatgaacacCTGAggtcaagggggtgtagactttctataggcactgtatttgcCAAAAATAAAATCCTATTTATTTCGCATCCCTCCATCACACGAAGGGTAAAATATTCTTATCAAAAGCATAGATTGTAAGAACAATTCTAGAATTGTTATTTTAGAGTTTTATctaggttgattagttctctcataaaaaaaatatttaattgacatgttacaaGATTGAAAATTTTGTAGAATTATACTCTGCGGTTCCTTGAAGCGGTTCCATGTGAGTTAAGTTTTTCAAGTGAACCATACAAACTTAGAAAACAGGTAAGAAAAACAAAGAGCAAGTCTGAGATTGGTTGAGCAAGAGCTCTGAGTTTTGTTGTCATTAATTCCTGCCAGGATAAAGCGATTGCGTACATCGAGACAAACTCAGATTTCACactgaaagtaaaatgtatttataataataataataataataataagaagaagaagaagaagaagaagaagaagaagaagaagaagaagaagaagaagaagaagaagaaataatgttttatttatgtaagtaTGCGTTGGGCTGGAAAAGGTTGGGAAATGCTGCTTTATAGGTCCGAGGCTAATGATAAGCCATTTGTCTTTTCTCAGTAGTTCTTGCAGGAGGAGAGCAATAGACAATTTCAGTATAAATGGCTACCAGGATCTTCAGTTTAATGTAATGTTACATGttcaccaaaataataaaccagtaCCATATCATAGTCAACTCTCAATGGAACAATAGTCAGATAATCACTAAAATGCCAACTAAATTATTCTAGTCACCTTTGCCCCATTCCCAAATTTTTGCATTCCTCATCCAGAAATTGTACAGTCATGCTTTTGTGGGAGTGGACACACACAAGTGGTTTCTGAAAAGGCAGTAAGTGAACGATACAATCTTAGAAAACAGGTAAGAAACATTTTTCAGGTCATTAGGGTTGGGTGTGTTGCTTTCATGGTACCAGGCAGATCTGCTCTACAGCacaattacactttattaaaatatattttttattgatataaTTTCTCAACTCAGGCGTACAGATTTGAAAATTGGTCcataactgttttgaaagtttaggaCCAGCCTACTTGCTCTAAATGTTCAAACCTGCCCAAACTTATTCTGAAATGCAAATGTATACAATAACTGTCTGGCCCTGAATTTGTTGCTGCTGGTGTTTACCAGTTTTGTGGCCAGATTATATGAACCTATCTGCTTTAAAACCAGTGCAGGAATCCATTTAAGACAGGACTCCCTCCATGTAGCAAACTGAGCACTTTATCTGttcaaaatcttgtttttttagaGGTCTCCCATAGCTGTGTAACACAGCATCCTTACTTTGACAAAGTACAGTTGTGGCAGATAAATGTATTGATGACTAGACTTTGTACAGTAGTGGCTTTTACCAGTGAGTTACAGACTGGCAATCCTACATCCTAATTGGCTGAGCCTGTTTCCAGCATTCCATCAGGTTTATAAGTGATTCACCTCAGTCATTACTGTCTGATACTACACAGCTTCAAGAACGTACAGCTGAGGTGCagggttttgtttatatttaatttccttatttttcaTAATTGGTGGGTGAAGTAGTGAGGTTTCTAATGTTGTCATTTTTCctgacacacataaaaaaaatgtaatattgaaaacagtcacttagtgaagggcccttatacaactgtgaattaactgcaattgtgaattgttttccaCATCAGCTATTCCCTATGGAATTTGACAGAAAGTGTCTTAGATGAAATATGAAGCAATTCATAAGACACTCCCATGTGGATTTACTAGATATTTACGTACCAGGATTCCATGGCAATGCTGCAATGGGAGTGGATGTACTGCCTTTTTAAAGGTGGATACTGGTGAAGGAGTCTAGAATGTGTGAATCTCTGAAGGAACTTCAAgacctgtgtacagtatatgcatactAAAACCAGGTAAGACATTTTATAATATCACAGAGGAGGTGGTAGTTCTGTGTACTGAGGCAGTGATGATTAAGCTTTTAAACATATTCTTACCTCTTTTTATCTTACTAATCTTCTCTTAATGGTTTGATGTTGACATCTGTGTTTTTCAAGCTTTATTTACACTTTAAATTGAGATTCAAGTCTGTTTATCTACCATAGTGCCGACTACACGGTGGCATGATTCTTTCTCTGCATTCATTTACTCTATTACAAGAAGTTGGTCTCTACCTGACCCCTTTTCTATAAGCAGTATAGAACATGGGTTTAATGCTTAGATGGAATCAGTTATTTGTAATGCTGAAAGTTAACATAACATGGTGGTAGGAGAAAATGACTTcagagtatattattattattattattattattattattattattattattattaacaacaaaaaaggagacaaaaggAAACACTGAGGCGTAGTAGAGTAGGGTTATGTTACGTTACTGCCTCTAAAAGCATGGCATGGCATATCTGGTTTCAAGGATTCTGCATGCTTACTATTCATTCTGTAGTTAAATCTCTGTGTATGAAGGAAACTGAGTGTGTACATTCATGCTCAGGTAAAGGGCAATACAGTGTAATAAAGTGTTTAAtctagtctttaatgaactcctattttttatgGAAAATATTCCATGTAAGTGATTTAAAGTGCTGTCTACAAGATATTTACAATGAACAGCAGTAATTGTAAAGAATGGAAGGTAggtttttgtgctttttatttgcgAAGGCTCTGAAGCAGACCAATAAGAAAATACAAGACAATGAATAAAATCTATGTATGTTAGAATCATGTATCCAAagtaacaaatacatataatatcCATGTGACAATTTATAAATGGGTCACAATCTCATGTACTGAATTCATTTTTCAAGATACATCATAATAACATGGATTGCATAGTCTTATGTAATAATAAAGCATTACTTGCCAGTAAAACCCAAATGCGTTAATGCACTTACAGGGAGCACAGTGTTGGCTTTAGCATACATTAACCAACCtaattacagtaacacacagctgtACACAAACAGGATTAAGCAATGGACTACTGCTCTGTAAGGTAAAAACTGCAATAACATGTTTCCTTTCTTTATCCAGACGACAAATAGCTCTTGTGGACAAGATGAACACCACCATCGCTGACTCTTCCGTGTTAAGTTTAGAGGGCTTCATTGTGTCTCCTGAAGCTGCTCACCCTCTTTTTCTGTTAACATTGGCAGTATATCTGGTTGTTCTTATTGGAAATGTTACAGTttttgctgttattgtttttcaaaagaatcTACACGAGCCAATGTATTTCATGCtatgtaatatgtctgtttgTGATTTGATTGGAAGCACAGCGGTAATGCCTAGATTAATGGCAGACTTCCTCACAGAGGTTAGATACATCTCATATGCAGCTTGTGTTATTCAGGCTTTCTGTGTTCATTTCTACGGTTCAGCAGCTCAACTGATATTGACTGTAATGGCTTATGACAGATACATTGCAATTTGTAACCCATTAAGATACAACAGCATAATGACAACTAATACTTTGGTGAAGCTCTGCTCCCTTGCCTGGGGAGGGGCAttcgttttaataataatcctCTTTGCTCTTACTCTTAGACTTCCGCGATGCAGATCACGGATAGTGGAGGCTAATTGTAACAATGcagctttatttcttttatcctgtgctgacactactgtaaataacatttatgGTTTATCTATTACAGCTTTTCTAAGCGGTTTGTCTTTTTTGGTTGTTCTCTACACATATATTAGAATACTAATGACATGTTTATATAAAAGTCAGAgcaatagtaaaagcaaagccattCATACATGTGCTACTCACTTAACTGTCTATATTATTTTTGAATTCACTATTTTGTTCTCCATCATTATACagcgatttcaaaatgtcagcccAAATGCACGGAAAATCACCTATATGTTAATTACGACCTTTCCACCATGTGTTAATCCTATAATTTATGGAATTCATACAAAGGAAATTCGtaataatgttttaa from the Polyodon spathula isolate WHYD16114869_AA unplaced genomic scaffold, ASM1765450v1 scaffolds_3231, whole genome shotgun sequence genome contains:
- the LOC121311430 gene encoding putative olfactory receptor 13C6 encodes the protein MNTTIADSSVLSLEGFIVSPEAAHPLFLLTLAVYLVVLIGNVTVFAVIVFQKNLHEPMYFMLCNMSVCDLIGSTAVMPRLMADFLTEVRYISYAACVIQAFCVHFYGSAAQLILTVMAYDRYIAICNPLRYNSIMTTNTLVKLCSLAWGGAFVLIIILFALTLRLPRCRSRIVEANCNNAALFLLSCADTTVNNIYGLSITAFLSGLSFLVVLYTYIRILMTCLYKSQSNSKSKAIHTCATHLTVYIIFEFTILFSIIIQRFQN